Proteins from a single region of Phyllopteryx taeniolatus isolate TA_2022b chromosome 10, UOR_Ptae_1.2, whole genome shotgun sequence:
- the slbp gene encoding histone RNA hairpin-binding protein isoform X5 yields MSDLARGGRCDANITEPRDRSRGSSQWSHCRKRGIDGSLRSRSDDVNGEDDTETNNRNASFTTPESRGPVSRCARRADWGSQVEDDEMRRDVQRDMQRYRRRILAADVTQRERKTSSGSSGSCDSKEGENVEMDETVLLRRQKQINYGKNTLAYDRYIKEVPKHLRQPGVHPKTPNKFRKYSRRSWDQQIKLWKVKLHAWDPPAEEGGEANANNVEELLREDVMDIELDFPILSDSGNG; encoded by the exons atgtctGACTTGGCCAGAGGTGGAAGATGTGACGCGAACATTACCGAGCCAAGGGACAG gtCTCGTGGCTCATCACAGTGGTCCCATTGCAGGAAACGAGGGATTGATGGAAGCTTGCGCTCTAGGAGCGATGATGTTAATGGTGAAGATGACACTGAAACGAACAACAGAAATGCCAG TTTTACAACTCCAGAAAGCAGAGGCCCAGTGTCTCGGTGTGCCCGACGGGCTGACTGGGGCAGCCAGGTGGAGGATGACGAAATGAGGAGAGATGTGCAGAGAGACATGCAGCG TTACAGGAGGAGGATACTTGCTGCAGATGTCactcagagagagagaaagacatcTTCTGGCTCTTCTGGCAG CTGTGACTCCAAAGAGGGTGAAAACGTAGAAATGGACGAGACTGTGTTGCTACGACGACAGAAACAGATCAACTACGGCAAGAACACATTGGCCTATGATCGATATATCAAAGAGGTTCCCAA GCACTTGCGACAGCCAGGTGTTCATCCAAAGACTCCCAATAAATTCAGGAAATACAGTCGGCGTTCCTGGGACCAGCAGATCAAACTGTGGAAGGTCAAACTGCATGCCTGGGACCCTCCAGCAGAAGAGGGAGGAGAAGCCAATGCCAATAACGT TGAGGAGCTCCTTCGTGAGGACGTTATGGACATCGAGCTGGACTTTCCGATATTATCAGATTCCGGGAATG GATGA
- the slbp gene encoding histone RNA hairpin-binding protein isoform X2 — MSDLARGGRCDANITEPRDRSRGSSQWSHCRKRGIDGSLRSRSDDVNGEDDTETNNRNASFTTPESRGPVSRCARRADWGSQVEDDEMRRDVQRDMQRRRILAADVTQRERKTSSGSSGSCDSKEGENVEMDETVLLRRQKQINYGKNTLAYDRYIKEVPKHLRQPGVHPKTPNKFRKYSRRSWDQQIKLWKVKLHAWDPPAEEGGEANANNVEELLREDVMDIELDFPILSDSGNGTCSFTTHNLSLEVRFRHRAGNMALSLSLPVVRGWEKIQEERSIFVEDDDCAGTPVKMQKTETTAELDMA; from the exons atgtctGACTTGGCCAGAGGTGGAAGATGTGACGCGAACATTACCGAGCCAAGGGACAG gtCTCGTGGCTCATCACAGTGGTCCCATTGCAGGAAACGAGGGATTGATGGAAGCTTGCGCTCTAGGAGCGATGATGTTAATGGTGAAGATGACACTGAAACGAACAACAGAAATGCCAG TTTTACAACTCCAGAAAGCAGAGGCCCAGTGTCTCGGTGTGCCCGACGGGCTGACTGGGGCAGCCAGGTGGAGGATGACGAAATGAGGAGAGATGTGCAGAGAGACATGCAGCG GAGGAGGATACTTGCTGCAGATGTCactcagagagagagaaagacatcTTCTGGCTCTTCTGGCAG CTGTGACTCCAAAGAGGGTGAAAACGTAGAAATGGACGAGACTGTGTTGCTACGACGACAGAAACAGATCAACTACGGCAAGAACACATTGGCCTATGATCGATATATCAAAGAGGTTCCCAA GCACTTGCGACAGCCAGGTGTTCATCCAAAGACTCCCAATAAATTCAGGAAATACAGTCGGCGTTCCTGGGACCAGCAGATCAAACTGTGGAAGGTCAAACTGCATGCCTGGGACCCTCCAGCAGAAGAGGGAGGAGAAGCCAATGCCAATAACGT TGAGGAGCTCCTTCGTGAGGACGTTATGGACATCGAGCTGGACTTTCCGATATTATCAGATTCCGGGAATGGTACATGCTCTTTCACCACGCACAACCTGTCACTGGAGGTGAGATTCCGGCACCGTGCCGGAAACATGGCGCTTTCGCTTTCTCTGCCCGTGGTCAGGGGCTGGGAGAAAATTCAGGAAGAGAGGTCCATTTTTGTAGAG GATGATGACTGCGCAGGAACTCCAGTCAAAATGCAGAAGACCGAAACCACAGCAGAGCTTGACATGGCCTAG
- the slbp gene encoding histone RNA hairpin-binding protein isoform X3 produces the protein MSDLARGGRCDANITEPRDRKRGIDGSLRSRSDDVNGEDDTETNNRNASFTTPESRGPVSRCARRADWGSQVEDDEMRRDVQRDMQRYRRRILAADVTQRERKTSSGSSGSCDSKEGENVEMDETVLLRRQKQINYGKNTLAYDRYIKEVPKHLRQPGVHPKTPNKFRKYSRRSWDQQIKLWKVKLHAWDPPAEEGGEANANNVEELLREDVMDIELDFPILSDSGNGTCSFTTHNLSLEVRFRHRAGNMALSLSLPVVRGWEKIQEERSIFVEDDDCAGTPVKMQKTETTAELDMA, from the exons atgtctGACTTGGCCAGAGGTGGAAGATGTGACGCGAACATTACCGAGCCAAGGGACAG GAAACGAGGGATTGATGGAAGCTTGCGCTCTAGGAGCGATGATGTTAATGGTGAAGATGACACTGAAACGAACAACAGAAATGCCAG TTTTACAACTCCAGAAAGCAGAGGCCCAGTGTCTCGGTGTGCCCGACGGGCTGACTGGGGCAGCCAGGTGGAGGATGACGAAATGAGGAGAGATGTGCAGAGAGACATGCAGCG TTACAGGAGGAGGATACTTGCTGCAGATGTCactcagagagagagaaagacatcTTCTGGCTCTTCTGGCAG CTGTGACTCCAAAGAGGGTGAAAACGTAGAAATGGACGAGACTGTGTTGCTACGACGACAGAAACAGATCAACTACGGCAAGAACACATTGGCCTATGATCGATATATCAAAGAGGTTCCCAA GCACTTGCGACAGCCAGGTGTTCATCCAAAGACTCCCAATAAATTCAGGAAATACAGTCGGCGTTCCTGGGACCAGCAGATCAAACTGTGGAAGGTCAAACTGCATGCCTGGGACCCTCCAGCAGAAGAGGGAGGAGAAGCCAATGCCAATAACGT TGAGGAGCTCCTTCGTGAGGACGTTATGGACATCGAGCTGGACTTTCCGATATTATCAGATTCCGGGAATGGTACATGCTCTTTCACCACGCACAACCTGTCACTGGAGGTGAGATTCCGGCACCGTGCCGGAAACATGGCGCTTTCGCTTTCTCTGCCCGTGGTCAGGGGCTGGGAGAAAATTCAGGAAGAGAGGTCCATTTTTGTAGAG GATGATGACTGCGCAGGAACTCCAGTCAAAATGCAGAAGACCGAAACCACAGCAGAGCTTGACATGGCCTAG
- the slbp gene encoding histone RNA hairpin-binding protein isoform X4, whose product MSDLARGGRCDANITEPRDRSRGSSQWSHCRKRGIDGSLRSRSDDVNGEDDTETNNRNASFTTPESRGPVSRCARRADWGSQVEDDEMRRDVQRDMQRYRRRILAADVTQRERKTSSGSSGSCDSKEGENVEMDETVLLRRQKQINYGKNTLAYDRYIKEVPKHLRQPGVHPKTPNKFRKYSRRSWDQQIKLWKVKLHAWDPPAEEGGEANANNVEELLREDVMDIELDFPILSDSGNGTCSFTTHNLSLEDDDCAGTPVKMQKTETTAELDMA is encoded by the exons atgtctGACTTGGCCAGAGGTGGAAGATGTGACGCGAACATTACCGAGCCAAGGGACAG gtCTCGTGGCTCATCACAGTGGTCCCATTGCAGGAAACGAGGGATTGATGGAAGCTTGCGCTCTAGGAGCGATGATGTTAATGGTGAAGATGACACTGAAACGAACAACAGAAATGCCAG TTTTACAACTCCAGAAAGCAGAGGCCCAGTGTCTCGGTGTGCCCGACGGGCTGACTGGGGCAGCCAGGTGGAGGATGACGAAATGAGGAGAGATGTGCAGAGAGACATGCAGCG TTACAGGAGGAGGATACTTGCTGCAGATGTCactcagagagagagaaagacatcTTCTGGCTCTTCTGGCAG CTGTGACTCCAAAGAGGGTGAAAACGTAGAAATGGACGAGACTGTGTTGCTACGACGACAGAAACAGATCAACTACGGCAAGAACACATTGGCCTATGATCGATATATCAAAGAGGTTCCCAA GCACTTGCGACAGCCAGGTGTTCATCCAAAGACTCCCAATAAATTCAGGAAATACAGTCGGCGTTCCTGGGACCAGCAGATCAAACTGTGGAAGGTCAAACTGCATGCCTGGGACCCTCCAGCAGAAGAGGGAGGAGAAGCCAATGCCAATAACGT TGAGGAGCTCCTTCGTGAGGACGTTATGGACATCGAGCTGGACTTTCCGATATTATCAGATTCCGGGAATGGTACATGCTCTTTCACCACGCACAACCTGTCACTGGAG GATGATGACTGCGCAGGAACTCCAGTCAAAATGCAGAAGACCGAAACCACAGCAGAGCTTGACATGGCCTAG
- the slbp gene encoding histone RNA hairpin-binding protein isoform X1: MSDLARGGRCDANITEPRDRSRGSSQWSHCRKRGIDGSLRSRSDDVNGEDDTETNNRNASFTTPESRGPVSRCARRADWGSQVEDDEMRRDVQRDMQRYRRRILAADVTQRERKTSSGSSGSCDSKEGENVEMDETVLLRRQKQINYGKNTLAYDRYIKEVPKHLRQPGVHPKTPNKFRKYSRRSWDQQIKLWKVKLHAWDPPAEEGGEANANNVEELLREDVMDIELDFPILSDSGNGTCSFTTHNLSLEVRFRHRAGNMALSLSLPVVRGWEKIQEERSIFVEDDDCAGTPVKMQKTETTAELDMA, encoded by the exons atgtctGACTTGGCCAGAGGTGGAAGATGTGACGCGAACATTACCGAGCCAAGGGACAG gtCTCGTGGCTCATCACAGTGGTCCCATTGCAGGAAACGAGGGATTGATGGAAGCTTGCGCTCTAGGAGCGATGATGTTAATGGTGAAGATGACACTGAAACGAACAACAGAAATGCCAG TTTTACAACTCCAGAAAGCAGAGGCCCAGTGTCTCGGTGTGCCCGACGGGCTGACTGGGGCAGCCAGGTGGAGGATGACGAAATGAGGAGAGATGTGCAGAGAGACATGCAGCG TTACAGGAGGAGGATACTTGCTGCAGATGTCactcagagagagagaaagacatcTTCTGGCTCTTCTGGCAG CTGTGACTCCAAAGAGGGTGAAAACGTAGAAATGGACGAGACTGTGTTGCTACGACGACAGAAACAGATCAACTACGGCAAGAACACATTGGCCTATGATCGATATATCAAAGAGGTTCCCAA GCACTTGCGACAGCCAGGTGTTCATCCAAAGACTCCCAATAAATTCAGGAAATACAGTCGGCGTTCCTGGGACCAGCAGATCAAACTGTGGAAGGTCAAACTGCATGCCTGGGACCCTCCAGCAGAAGAGGGAGGAGAAGCCAATGCCAATAACGT TGAGGAGCTCCTTCGTGAGGACGTTATGGACATCGAGCTGGACTTTCCGATATTATCAGATTCCGGGAATGGTACATGCTCTTTCACCACGCACAACCTGTCACTGGAGGTGAGATTCCGGCACCGTGCCGGAAACATGGCGCTTTCGCTTTCTCTGCCCGTGGTCAGGGGCTGGGAGAAAATTCAGGAAGAGAGGTCCATTTTTGTAGAG GATGATGACTGCGCAGGAACTCCAGTCAAAATGCAGAAGACCGAAACCACAGCAGAGCTTGACATGGCCTAG